In Oncorhynchus masou masou isolate Uvic2021 unplaced genomic scaffold, UVic_Omas_1.1 unplaced_scaffold_1186, whole genome shotgun sequence, a single window of DNA contains:
- the LOC135529577 gene encoding LOW QUALITY PROTEIN: tetratricopeptide repeat protein 17-like (The sequence of the model RefSeq protein was modified relative to this genomic sequence to represent the inferred CDS: inserted 3 bases in 2 codons), producing MVDLRKISSGSLPYVNVSRKVSVQGKIFILLCIILAEPGGATTHWVVTEDGKIQQQVDSPLNLKHPHDLVIFMRQETRVNYLKKLEKQLVAQKIHIEENEDRDTGLEQRHYKEDADCVMAKVPLGDLDLYDGTYISLESKDISPEDYVDFRSPLPPDLEKPDCARVFELPYSIHGFQHLRGVQEQVNLTSPLLSKEDPIFGSLSHKLGRSMDEVGHRIQQGLLRNSSSWVLYNLASFYWRIKNEPRRAVDCVIRALHFSPRQHKDLALVNMANILHRAHFSADAAIVAHTALDLTSDLLTSHYTLGNIYAMLGEYNHSVLCYEQALQAQLGFEQALRRKHAVLCQQKLEQRLEAQHRSLQRTLNELKEYQKQHDHYLRQQEALDKYKLLQEEQILRNIIHETQMAKEAQLGNHQMCRLGQQQSSLFCPLDLPVRYHRGDLFEHVHHIQFGEEVSVAGSVALVSEPSTNQTTSSHLHPSVSGDPEPAALWGHQASPTEDIQRLLWPRRADCADEFPVIPPAHLLPTFYLPPETQGPSLQTVLYGTGPPPSSLASPDCGPVLQPXPADLPASVGWTLEDKELPDPTPPRSVLLSRSRGWSLEQAGASIARAMKKDSAPGWLLQNEAALFWRAKGNGTSSLQCLRHSLASAPPTQRHLPLVNAANLLLRHGLSAHAHTLLEDALALNASEPHTLLSLVSVNLAQGNVTGALDLFRQTLALSASCAQCRASLPLLRCLQFYPFLYNLQRSPCPQGALCVGEEDVTLHLDEWEAGSTQKQQEDPTTTAAQALPVSTVEEALLFEKVVLDSNGSGEASQQPGGGERDEEEWQLKEELMGAFEGALDVGGKRGDLRGIRVLKNDRVMGAGRSGGGPCFGNCEDDEGAEWITFQVKRVRKPKADSPEVWGSAEDTLQGETLLPGGHSVLEISGPTIPSPGPSGRWRDYTGLGWPGPEECQRTRRVDLTTVASTWLAVSAKNIDITEHIDFTTPLQEPAVEPLCNANLAASMHTLDHLAGVANRAAIHYTGESQLREVLQNLGKDKFSPQSFEQVGTRIAKVLEKNQTSWVLSSMSALYWRVKGQGKRAIDCLRQALHYAPHHMKDVPLISLANIFQNXRLWEDALTVARMAVEIAPHFVVNHFTLANVYIAMEEFEKAMRWYESTLELQPEFAPAKDRLRTIQCYLLTKKDRRLP from the exons ATGGTGGACCTCAGGAAAATCAGTTCTGGGTCTCTGCCCTATGTAAACGTTTCCCGAAAAGTGTCAGTTCAAGGGAAGATTTTTATCCTACTCTGTATAATATTGGCCGAACCCGGAGGAGCTACCACCCACTGGGTCGTCACTGAAGATGGAAAAATTCAACAGCAA GTTGACTCTCCTTTGAATCTTAAACATCCACATGACCTTGTCATCTTCATGCGACAGGAGACCCGTGTCAACTACCTGAAGAAGTTAGAG AAGCAGCTTGTCGCTCAGAAGATTCACATTGAGGAGAATGAGGACAGGGACACGGGCTTGGAGCAGAGACACTATAAAGAGGATGCCGACTGTGTCATGGCTAAAGTACCCCTGGGAGACTTGGATCTCTACGATGGTACCTACATCTCCCTGGAGAGTAAAGACATCAG CCCTGAGGATTACGTAGATTTTAGGTCCCCTCTACCCCCGGATCTGGAGAAGCCTGACTGTGCCAGAGTATTTGAGCTCCCATATAGTATCCACGGTTTCCAGCATCTCCGG GGCGTGCAGGAACAGGTGAACCTcacatctcctctgctctctaaAGAGGACCCCATTTTTGGCTCCCTGTCCCACAAACTGGGCCGCAGCATGGATGAGGTGGGCCATCGCATCCAGCAGGGCCTGCTGAGG AACTCCTCATCCTGGGTGCTGTATAACCTGGCGTCGTTCTACTGGAGGATAAAGAATGAGCCCAGGCGGGCGGTGGACTGTGTGATCCGGGCCCTGCACTTCTCACCCAG GCAGCACAAGGACCTGGCCCTGGTGAACATGGCCAACATCCTGCACAGGGCCCACTTCTCTGCTGACGCTGCCATCGTGGCTCACACTGCCCTGGATTTGACCTCTGACCTTCTCACCAGCCACTACACCCTGGGCAACATCTACGCA ATGCTGGGGGAGTATAACCACTCAGTGCTGTGCTATGAGCAGGCTCTCCAGGCCCAGCTGGGTTTTGAGCAGGCCCTGAGGAGGAAGCACGCTGTCCTCTGTCAGCAGAAACTGGAGCAGCGCCTGGAGGCCCAACACAG GTCTCTGCAGCGCACGCTGAACGAGCTGAAGGAATACCAGAAACAGCATGACCACTACCTGCGTCAGCAGGAGGCCCTGGACAAATACAAGCTACTGCAGGAAGAGCAGATCCTCCGCAACATCATCCACGAGACCCAGATGGCCAAGGAGGCACAGCTGG GCAACCACCAGATGTGTCGTCTGGGCCAACAACAGAGCAGCCTGTTCTGCCCCTTGGACCTGCCGGTGCGTTATCACCGTGGAGACCTGTTTGAGCACGTCCACCACATCCAGTTTGGAGAGGAGGTCTCTGTGGCGGGCAGCGTTGCTCTGGTGTCGGAGCCAAGCACCAACCAGACCACCAGCTCACACCTCCACCCCTCTGTGTCCGGAGACCCTGAGCCTGCAGCCCTCTGGGGCCACCAGGCCTCCCCCACCGAA GACATTCAGAGGCTGCTGTGGCCTCGGAGGGCAGACTGTGCTGATGAGTTTCCTGTCATCCCCCCCGCCCACCTACTACCCACCTTCTACCTCCCACCTGAGACACAGGGCCCCAG CCTCCAGACGGTGCTGTACGGTACcggaccccctccctcctccctggctTCTCCAGACTGTGGCCCTGTGCTCCAGC CTCCAGCTGACCTGCCTGCTTCTGTGGGCTGGACCTTGGAGGACAAGGAGCTGCCAGACCCCACGCCACCCAGGTCA gtACTGCTGTCTCGCAGCAGAGGCTGGAGTTTGGAGCAGGCTGGTGCCAGTATAGCCCGAGCCATGAAGAAG gataGCGCCCCTGGCTGGTTGCTCCAGAACGAGGCGGCGTTGTTCTGGCGGGCGAAGGGTAACGGTACCAGCTCGCTGCAGTGTCTGCGCCACTCCCTGGCCTCGGCTCCGCCCACCCAGCGCCACCTGCCCCTCGTCAACGCTGCCAATCTGCTTCTGCGCCACGGCCTCagcgcgcacgcacacactctgCTGGAGGACGCCCTGGCACTCAACGCCTCTGAG CCCCACACTCTCCTGAGCCTGGTGAGCGTGAATTTGGCCCAGGGCAACGTGACGGGCGCCCTGGACCTGTTCCGCCAGACCCTGGCTCTCTCTGCCAGTTGTGCCCAGTGCCGTGCCAGCCTGCCCCTTCTGCGATGCCTGCAGTTCTACCCCTTCCTATACAACCTGCAGCGCTCGCCATGTCCGC aGGGTGCTTTGTGTGTCGGTGAGGAGGATGTGACTCTACATCTAGATGAATGGGAGGCTGGCAGTACACAGAAGCAGCAGGAGGACCCCACCACCACAGCTGCCCAGGCTCTGCCTGTCTCCACAGTGGAGGAGGCCCTCCTGTTTGAGA AGGTGGTGCTGGACAGTAACGGCTCTGGAGAGGCAAGCCAACagcctggaggaggagagagggatgaggaggagtggCAGCTGAAGGAGGAGCTGATGGGGGCCTTCGAGGGGGCTCTGGACGTAGGGGGCAAGCGGGGCGACCTGAGGGGCATCCGCGTGCTGAAGAACGACCGGGTGATGGGAGCGGGCCGGAGCGGAGGAGGGCCATGCTTCGGGAACTGTGAGGATGACGAGGGGGCTGAGTGG ATCACATTCCAGGTGAAGCGTGTGAGGAAGCCCAAGGCGGACAGCCCTGAGGTCTGGGGCAGTGCTGAGGACACCCTGCAGGGGGAGACACTGCTCCCTGGAGGCCACTCTGTCCTGGAGATCAGTGGCCCCACCATCCCGTCCCCTGGGCCCTCAG ggcgaTGGAGGGACTACACCGGTCTGGGCTGGCCGGGGCCAGAGGAGTGCCAGAGAACACGCAGGGTCGACCTCACCACCGTGGCCAGTACCTGGCTGGCCGTGTCTGCCAAGAACATCGA CATCACAGAACACATAGACTTCACCACTCCACTCCAGGAGCCTGCGGTGGAGCCATTGTGCAACGCCAACCTGGCTGCCAGCATGCACACCCTGGACCACCTGGCTGGCGTGGCCAACCGCGCCGCCATCCACTACACCGGAGAGAGTCAACTCAGAgag GTTCTACAGAATCTGGGCAAAGATAAGTTCTCCCCTCAGTCCTTTGAGCAGGTGGGCACGCGCATCGCCAAGGTCTTGGAGAAG AACCAGACATCGTGGGTCTTGTCCAGCATGTCTGCTCTCTACTGGAGGGTGAAGGGTCAGGGCAAGAGGGCCATCGACTGCCTACGCCAAGCCCTCCACTACGCCCCGCACCACATGAAG GATGTACCTCTGATCAGCCTGGCCAACATCTTCCAGAA GCGGCTGTGGGAGGACGCTCTGACCGTGGCCCGCATGGCTGTGGAGATCGCCCCGCACTTCGTTGTCAACCACTTCACCCTCGCCAACGTCTACATCGCCATG gaggAGTTTGAGAAGGCCATGCGCTGGTATGAGTCCACTCTGGAGCTGCAGCCAGAGTTTGCCCCTGCCAAGGACCGCCTGAGAACCATCCAGTGTTACCTGCTAACCAAGAAGGACCGCCGTCTACCCTGA